From Penicillium digitatum chromosome 5, complete sequence, one genomic window encodes:
- a CDS encoding WLM, which translates to MASPKELTVHHCGIAHIVQVPASATLQDLSSELERVLNIPIDNQKLLIAPKPGMQKAPFPPTLLDAILQTSSPKFKITLLGTPAKAIADLHEQSANEQRRQESRAAALSAARRNKQTPSSSRSGGIHTISSSSNNYTFHRLLPLSYLPNPDRSLDFLKRLRDDPGICAAMIKHKFSVPLLTEMNPAEHTTSESRTLGLNRNKGEVIELRLRTDAYDGYRDYRTIRKTLCHELAHCVFGPHDRDFWNLTSQIEKEVERADWKSGGNQLSNQEFYNPGDWDNVQGGEQFDECGWTGGEFVLGGLQGDSNGGRSGNVASSGTLSRREIMARAAEERMKRESRARKQNDAK; encoded by the coding sequence ATGGCCTCTCCCAAGGAGCTGACCGTTCATCACTGTGGAATCGCGCACATCGTCCAAGTCCCCGCCTCAGCAACGCTACAAGACCTCTCCTCGGAATTAGAGCGCGTCCTCAACATACCCATCGATAACCAGAAGCTTCTCATAGCCCCAAAGCCAGGGATGCAGAAAGCACCTTTTCCACCAACTTTACTTGACGCAATTCTCCAAACCTCCTCCCCAAAGTTCAAGATCACCCTCCTCGGCACCCCGGCCAAAGCAATCGCCGACCTCCACGAACAATCCGCTAACGAACAGCGACGACAAGAATCACGAGCTGCCGCCCTAAGCGCCGCCAGACGCAACAAACAAACACCGTCTTCCAGTCGTAGTGGCGGCATCCACAccatctcatcctcatccaacAACTACACCTTCCACCGTCTCCTCCCACTATCATACCTTCCCAACCCAGACCGATCCCTCGACTTCCTCAAACGTCTCCGCGATGATCCAGGTATCTGTGCCGCAATGATAAAACACAAATTCTCCGTACCTCTCTTGACAGAGATGAATCCGGCGGAACACACGACGAGCGAGTCGCGGACACTAGGTCTGAACCGGAACAAAGGCGAGGTGATTGAGTTGCGTCTGCGAACGGATGCCTATGACGGATACCGGGATTACCGTACTATTCGGAAGACGCTGTGTCATGAGCTTGCGCATTGCGTGTTTGGGCCGCACGACCGTGACTTCTGGAATTTGACGTCGCAGATCGAGAAAGAGGTTGAGCGTGCTGATTGGAAGTCTGGTGGGAATCAGTTATCTAATCAAGAGTTCTACAATCCTGGTGATTGGGATAACGTCCAGGGGGGAGAGCAGTTTGATGAGTGTGGGTGGACTGGTGGGGAGTTCGTCCTTGGTGGATTGCAGGGTGACTCAAATGGAGGCCGGAGTGGGAATGTTGCTTCGAGCGGGACGCTGTCTCGTAGAGAAATTATGGCGCGGGCTGCGGAGGAGAGGATGAAAAGGGAAAGTCGGGCTAGGAAGCAGAATGATGCCAAGTGA
- a CDS encoding Hypoxia induced protein, domain, which translates to MKILTKEQEDAHYSSVLKGGTVGGLLGLAGGLAGVLLASRRYHTIRNLTLPMKAFLVSSSGTFAGIIAADHASREHENEQNAAYKWYENRGERLRAEENRGLSFTDRAAAFARREKYKIITATWIASMVGSFTLVSRIPGLSGQQKLVQARVYAQGLTLGVLCASAAFEISDQRRGRGLLDSKKEAEAMAKAQVEVEENQPVHQGGKPHGGDLWKDMVAAEEERLSSKHQSLYDHHEKQQAASAGGKS; encoded by the exons ATGAAGATTCTTACtaaagaacaagaagatgcTCACTACAG CTCCGTCCTCAAAGGCGGTACTGTCGGTGGCCTCCTCGGTCTCGCCGGTGGTCTAGCAGGAGTCCTCCTTGCCTCACGTCGTTACCACACAATCCGCAACCTAACTTTGCCGATGAAAGCCTTCCTGGTGTCATCCTCGGGTACCTTCGCCGGTATCATTGCCGCCGACCACGCCTCACGTGAGCACGAGAACGAGCAAAACGCCGCATACAAATGGTACGAGAATCGCGGAGAGCGTCTCCGCGCCGAGGAGAATCGTGGCCTCAGCTTCACTGACCGCGCGGCTGCCTTTGCCCGCCGCGAGAAATACAAGATCATCACTGCCACTTGGATCGCCTCGATGGTTGGCTCGTTCACGCTTGTCAGTCGTATTCCCGGCCTCAGTGGACAGCAGAAGCTGGTCCAGGCTCGTGTGTATGCACAGGGTCTGACGCTGGGTGTGTTGTGTGCCTCGGCTGCTTTTGAGATCTCGGACCAGCGTCGTGGTCGGGGTTTGCTCGACTCGAAGAAGGAGGCCGAGGCCATGGCTAAGGCTCAAGTTGAGGTTGAAGAGAACCAGCCTGTTCACCAAGGTGGGAAGCCTCATGGGGGCGACCTATGGAAGGATATGGTTGCTGCCGAGGAAGAGCGCTTGAGCTCTAAGCACCAGTCTCTCTATGATCATCACGAGAAGCAGCAGGCTGCAAGTGCTGGAGGGAAGTCTTAG
- a CDS encoding DASH complex, subunit Ask1 produces MSRHPSQTQRPLSLTEELEKLEQSITLTLQEIDHNFSQAHRIVTTSILPLVEQYTEHSRDVWEGSKFWKQFFEASANVSLSGYEERNADEETMQDPTATEEELSTDITQSTSLDDTMSHETPSSQRHETSHRDQADDLDLNDLAISSHSTPRAPGHHHQANDDVTTSSIEYSSSYENLRREVNESEPPFDLPDTSTLPSTPGRQLFFPRGVSATTPMSSPFLPPVSQPSTQDRRYQKTSDPVLHQMLDKTYRVQATPLGKGFHNVGGGTNTRPKFHITPKPAESTSKYAYDDSPISSPEPEAPQLHSEVFSSPIKGVNDTPGTNRKRRTSSNRMRGIPRPGMSVLTPAKKSAGKSAVWDSDDDFDSDDENLGPSPPKTMQFHIPQSRLMRTPAREASKRIVTDLLATAGAGDITDDFGDDQSPSVIRRMERLEDETF; encoded by the exons ATGTCTCGTCACCCTTCGCAGACCCAACGGCCCTTGTCCCTCACCGAGGAGCTTGAGAAACTGGAGCAGTCCATTACCCTTACATTGCAAG AGATCGACCACAATTTCAGTCAAGCTCATCGGATAGTCACTACGAGTATCTTACCTCTAGTTGAGCAATATACCGAGCATTCACGAGATGTCTGGGAAGGTTCCAAG TTCTGGAAACAATTCTTCGAAGCTAGTGCCAACGTATCTCTGTCCGGCTATGAAGAAAGAAACGCCGACGAAGAAACGATGCAGGACCCTACAGCCACGGAGGAAGAGTTGTCCACCGACATAACCCAAAGCACCAGTCTCGACGATACCATGTCCCACGAGACGCCCTCTTCCCAGCGCCATGAAACATCCCACCGAGACCAAGCAGACGATCTGGATCTAAACGATCTCGCGATCTCTTCCCACAGCACCCCGCGCGCCCCGGGTCACCATCACCAGGCCAATGACGACGTAACAACTTCCTCAATAGAGTATTCGTCCTCTTACGAGAATCTAAGAAGAGAAGTCAACGAATCAGAACCCCCATTCGACCTCCCAGACACCTCGACACTCCCATCTACTCCAGGTCGCCAACTCTTCTTCCCACGCGGCGTCTCCGCCACAACCCCGATGTCCTCACCCTTTCTCCCACCCGTGTCGCAGCCCTCCACTCAAGACCGTCGCTACCAGAAGACCTCGGACCCGGTACTACACCAAATGCTTGACAAGACATACCGGGTGCAAGCTACGCCGCTCGGGAAAGGGTTCCACAATGTGGGCGGCGGCACGAACACTCGACCAAAGTTCCACATCACCCCAAAACCGGCCGAGTCTACGTCCAAGTACGCATATGACGATTCGCCGATTTCCAGCCCGGAGCCAGAGGCACCACAGCTACACTCAGAGGTTTTCTCATCGCCCATCAAAGGCGTCAACGATACCCCAGGCACGAACCGCAAGCGACGGACTAGCAGCAATCGCATGCGCGGTATTCCCAGGCCTGGCATGAGTGTTTTGACACCTGCCAAGAAGTCTGCGGGTAAATCGGCTGTGTGGGATAGCGACGATGATTTCGACTCCGACGATGAGAATCTTGGGCCGAGCCCTCCTAAGACCATGCAATTCCACATTCCGCAGAGCCGGCTGATGAGGACGCCAG CAAGAGAGGCTTCTAAGCGTATCGTGACCGATCTATTAGCTACGGCTGGAGCTGGGGACATTACAGATGACTTTGGTGATGACCAAAGTCCAAGTGTGATCCGTCGCATGGAGCGCCTGGAAGATGAAACGTTTTAA
- a CDS encoding short chain dehydrogenase family protein translates to MPAPLAKGLIITVSVIVAAGIAVCESPKFQQWVTTSRRKIALALHNLGDEMQPQDIALRQDISMTEETGEIAEERRRIARAEIMRRKTLLESRRKTSQPGQSHKSFDTLVDNEGNLLKPKDLEYDVQPNEESTANSTGVDLETLEPLRRGAKQIEAEPSTTLGRNQLHVDIPSSTLSIHSSESIVPFTPGPETPERGSLFDPFSPNSPLSVSGSSHTEDPQQVFFSHPDVPNNRTYEHDHLAELDGFGYASIQSHDDILAAPSTTGSFSHVGGFEDDTSDGILSDFDGRSIGGVATPAWSDVGSVISNEDAGDHKLL, encoded by the exons ATGCCAGCGCCACTTGCAAAAG GACTCATCATTACTGTTTCTGTGATTGTAGCAGCTGGAATTGCCGTATGCGAGTCTCCAAAGTTTCAGCAATGGGTGACCACCTCGCGGCGCAAGATCGCTTTGGCTCTGCACAACCTCGGCGATGAGATGCAACCCCAAGACATAGCGTTGAGACAAGACATTTCTATGACCGAGGAGACTGGAGAAATTGCCGAAGAACGCAGACGGATTGCTCGCGCGGAGATCATGCGGCGAAAAACGCTCCTTGAATCGCGACGAAAGACCAGCCAGCCAGGCCAGTCTCATAAGAGCTTTGATACTCTCGTTGATAACGAAGGCAACCTGCTAAAACCGAAAGACCTTGAATACGATGTCCAGCCCAATGAAGAATCTACTGCTAACTCAACGGGGGTTGATTTGGAAACTTTGGAGCCTCTCCGCCGAGGTGCCAAACAAATCGAGGCCGAGCCTTCGACTACGCTGGGTCGGAATCAGCTGCATGTCGACATCCCCTCGTCTACTCTCTCAATTCATTCCTCGGAATCCATTGTTCCGTTCACGCCCGGGCCTGAAACACCTGAACGGGGTAGCCTCTTTGATCCATTCTCTCCCAACTCCCCGTTGTCTGTATCTGGTTCCAGCCATACAGAAGACCCACAGCAAGTATTTTTTTCGCACCCTGATGTGCCAAACAACAGAACCTATGAACATGATCACCTTGCTGAGCTAGATGGTTTTGGTTACGCGAGTATTCAGTCTCACGATGATATTTTGGCCGCTCCTTCTACTACTGGAAGTTTCAGCCATGTAGGAGGATTCGAGGATGACACGTCAGATGGCATTCTTAGTGACTTTGACGGGCGATCAATTGGCGGTGTGGCTACTCCCGCGTGGTCTGATGTGGGTAGCGTAATAAGCAACGAGGATGCTGGAGATCATAAGTTACTCTGA
- a CDS encoding Serine/threonine-/ dual-specificity protein kinase, catalytic domain, which yields MGTALQTTERYTNLQAQGVGAYGVICSAHDSKANRTVAIKKIGKPFDGSARVKHTYREVHLMNHLKHDNLINMTDIFISPAEDLYLVMDCCMTDLHALIQSRSKPLEEQFVQFFTYQLLRGLKFIHSAGVIHRDLKPSNILIKENCDLKICDFGLAREQDHQMTGYVSTRYYRAPEIMLTWQRYSSAVDIWSTGCVLAEMLLGKVLLPGTDNVHHFKLITEIFGKPPKEIMEIVYSDTTMNFVNSLPGTESRSLGTILGDVDPEAIDLLEKMLEMNPQKRITAADALTHPYVSTYSDPNDEPECEKQLNLSWLDSDMTTDGWKSKMVFEILNFHTGFYNWEGTDPNAYKGRFEDWLRTEITHNLSAIAPHVHIQIPLEPR from the exons ATGGGTACGGCCCTTCAAACAACCGAGAGGTATACAAACTTGCAAGCACAAGGAGTTGGTGCCTATGGAGTGATATG CTCCGCGCATGATTCAAAGGCCAATCGAACAGTTGCcatcaagaagattgggaaaCCTTTCGATGGCTCTGCCCGGGTGAAGCACACGTATCGCGAGGTTCATTTGATGAACCATCTAAAACATGATAAT TTGATCAATATGACAGACATCTTCATCTCGCCAGCGGAAGATCT TTATCTTGTGATGGACTGTTGTATGACAGACCTTCATGCGTTGATCCAATCAAGGTCGAAGCCACTGGAGGAACAGTTCGTTCAATTCTTCACCTACCAACTGCTG CGAGGGCTAAAATTTATCCACTCAGCTGGTGTGATCCATCGTGATCTCAAACCCAGCAATATATTGATCAAAGAAAATTGCGACTTGAAGATTTGTGACTTTGGTCTAGCCCGAGAACAAGATCATCAGATGACGGGCTATGTCTCCACACGATACTATCGAGCTCCAGAGATCATGTTGACCTGGCAAAGATACAGCAGCGCAGTGGATATTTGGAGCACTGGCTGTGTTCTGGCTGAGATGCTCCTAGGGAAAGTTCTCCTACCGGGCACAGACAATGTGCATCATTTTAAACTGATCACTGAGATCTTTGGGAAGCCACCCAAAGAGATCATGGAGATAGTTTACAGCGATACT ACGATGAATTTTGTGAACTCTTTACCTGGAACAGAGTCTCGGTCGCTTGGAACCATCCTGGGAGATGTTGATCCTGAAG CCATTGATCTCTTGGAGAAAATGCTCGAAATGAACCCACAAAAGAGAATCACGGCGGCAGATGCCCTAACCCATCCTTACGTTTCGACCTATTCGGACCCCAACGACGAACCCGAATGTGAAAAACAACTAAATTTGTCTTGGCTAGATTCAGACATGACAACGGATGGATGGAAAAGTAAAAT GGTTTTCGAGATTTTGAATTTCCACACTGGTTTTTACAACTGGGAGGGTACTGACCCCAACGCCTACAAGGGAAGATTTGAGGATTGGCTACGCACTGAGATAACG CATAATCTTTCAGCTATCGCCCCACATGTACATATACAGATCCCATTGGAACCTCGGTAG
- a CDS encoding Heat shock protein Hsp88, putative — MSVVGIDLGAQSTKIGVARNKGIDIIANEVSNRQTPSIVGFTPRSRNLGEAAKGAEISNLKNTVSSLKRLIGRSFNDPDVAIEQEYNTCTLVDVNGQAGVEVNYLD; from the exons ATGAGTGTCGTCGGCATAGATCTGGGCGCGCAAAGCACCAAGATTGGTGTTGCCCGCAACAAGGGCATTGACATT ATTGCCAATGAGGTTTCTAATCGTCAGACCCC CTCCATCGTTGGATTCACACCTCGCAGCCGAAACCTCGGTGAGGCCGCCAAAGGTGCGGAGATCTCGAACCTGAAGAACACCGTCAGCTCCCTCAAGCGCCTGATCGGCCGTTCTTTCAACGACCCCGATGTCGCCATCGAGCAGGAATACAACACATGCACCCTGGTCGACGTCAATGGCCAGGCTGGTGTCGAGGTCAACTACCTCG ATTAA
- a CDS encoding Zinc finger, C6HC-type has product MERDQDKQTILRLLLEDLEDLENRQKGKQAVGKETDLDIAIACLREDIRTTQVSIADEVLAISTSTAIANDQKILAFFQHQERVANQDRQLALALQNGTSTSDHISSSSVTTEIMSADDDDDVVSIVMEDLIDRMALSEKASNNGEGPSRLHLPRTSSLMRECASCFTKVTNIMFTGACGHEFCCGCTRQMFLGAVKDEELYPPRCCGNIVPPGVALRILNYEELRNFGERAIEWTAKDRLYCAEPTCSKFIPPFAIQHEHGTCPECHQQTHVPCRSLAHPRMNCPMDEPLHAVLEMADAQNWRRCFHCRTMVELHHGCNHITCRCGREFCYVCGLIWRSCNCPRWHEHRLEEMAIQAVDEEVPANANIHLRQHAFDRIVEDLRQHEDNGCEHHRNSQWVWRNSGSLKCELLHSIAGRD; this is encoded by the exons ATGGAGCGAGATCAAGATAAGCAAACGATCCTCCGGCTTcttcttgaagatctggaGGACCTTGAGAACAGGCAGAAAGGAAAGCAGGCTGTAGGAAAGGAAACAGATCTTGATATTGCCATCGCGTGCTTGAGGGAGGATATTCGGACCACACAGGTTTCCATCGCAGATGAGGTGTTGGCAATTAGTACCAGTACCGCAATTGCCAATGATCAAAAGATACTGGCATTTTTCCAACATCAAGAAAGAGTGGCTAATCAGGACCGCCAACTCGCCCTCGCTTTACAGAATGGAACCTCGACTTCTGATCACATTTCAAGCTCCTCGGTGACAACCGAGATCATGTCAGccgacgacgatgacgacgTTGTTTCCATTGTCATGGAGGATCTCATAGACcggatggctctgagcgaGAAAGCATCTAATAACGGAGAAGGTCCCTCGCGCCTACATTTACCCCGAACCAGCAGCCTTATGAGAGAGTGTGCATCCTGCTTCACAAAGGTCACCAACATTATGTTCACGGGTGCGTGCGGCCACGAGTTTTGCTGCGGCTGCACAAGACAGATGTTTCTCGGTGCCGTCAAAGATGAGGAGTTGTACCCGCCTCGTTGTTGCGGAAATATCGTTCCACCTGGAGTTGCCTTGAGAATTCTTAACTACGAAGAGCTTCGAAATTTCGGTGAAAGAGCCATCGAATGGACTGCAAAGGATCGTCTTTACTGCGCTGAGCCCACATGCTCGAAGTTCATTCCTCCATTTGCTATCCAACACGAGCACGGCACCTGCCCCGAATGCCACCAGCAGACTCACGTACCATGTCGCTCCCTTGCTCACCCTCGAATGAATTGTCCAATGGATGAACCCCTTCATGCTGTATTGGAGATGGCGGATGCTCaaaattggaggagatgcTTCCACTGCCGAACTATGGTAGAACTCCACCACGGCTGCAATCATATCACCTGTCG ATGTGGGCGTGAGTTTTGCTATGTGTGTGGCTTGATTTGGAGATCATGCAATTGCCCACGTTGGCACGAACACAGACTTGAGGAAATGGCAATTCAAGCGGTCGATGAGGAGGTTCCCGCCAACGCTAATATCCATCTCCGCCAGCACGCGTTTGACCGGATAGTTGAGGACCTGCGGCAACACGAGGACAACGGGTGCGAGCATCATAGGAACTCGCAATGGGTCTGGCGTAACTCTGGGAGTTTGAAGTGTGAG CTGTTGCATTCCATTGCAGGAAGAGACTGA
- a CDS encoding Thiolase, C-terminal: protein MAADRLSSLLSHLKPGATSGLAAITQKNPDDVVITLAIRTPLTKARKGGFKDTELDYMLYALLKETLAKSQIDPALIEDVCLGNVNEVKAAYMVRAAALAAGIPHTAGASTVNRFCSSGLKAVQDIANQIQLGAIDIGVAMGAELMSAASDRLEQPFNEEVLRNQEAADCMQPMGQTSENVGKDFTISREQQDRFAAESFRRAEAAQSNGWLDDEIVPITVKVKDPKTGEVKQVTLSRDDGIRPGTTFESLSKIRPAFPQFGDKSTGGNSSQVTDGAASVLLMRRSKAIELNQPILAKFCGATVAGVPPRVMGIGPTAAIPKLLSKFQLDKNDVDIYEINEAFASMAVYCIQNLGLDHAKVNPRGGAIAIGHPLGATGARQIATVLSEARRTKSKILVTSMCIGTGQGMAGLFVNEQL from the exons ATGGCCGCCGATCGTTTAAGCTCACTCCTGAGCCACCTCAAGCCCGGTGCCACCAGCGGCCTCGCAGCTAT TACACAGAAGAACCCCGATGACGTGGTCATCACCCTAGCAATCCGCACACCTCTGACCAAGGCACGCAAGGGTGGGTTCAAGGACACCGAACTGGACTACATGCTCTACGCGCTGCTGAAGGAGACTCTGGCCAAGTCCCAGATCGACCCAGCTCTGATCGAGGATGTCTGCCTCGGGAAT GTCAACGAAGTCAAAGCCGCCTACATGGTCCGCGCCGCAGCTCTTGCCGCCGGCATCCCCCACACAGCCGGCGCCTCTACAGTGAACCGATTCTGTTCATCTGGACTGAAAGCTGTACAGGATATCGCAAACCAGATCCAGCTGGGCGCCATCGACATCGGTGTCGCTATGGGTGCCGAGCTGATGTCCGCCGCTAGCGACCGGCTGGAGCAGCCGTTCAATGAGGAGGTTCTGCGCAACCAGGAGGCCGCCGACTGTATGCAGCCCATGGGTCAGACGTCCGAGAACGTCGGTAAGGACTTCACTATCTCCCGCGAGCAGCAGGACCGATTTGCCGCTGAATCGTTCCGTCGTGCCGAGGCTGCCCAGAGTAATGGCTGGCTCGATGATGAGATTGTTCCTATCACTGTCAAGGTTAAGGACCCTAAGACGGGCGAGGTTAAGCAAGTGACTCTTTCTCGGGATGATGGGATTCGTCCGGGTACGACTTTCGAGTCGCTTTCTAAGATTCGCCCTGCGTTCCCGCAGTTCGGTGACAAGTCCACTGGTGGGAACTCCAGCCAGGTGACCGATGGTGCCGCATCTGTTCTTCTCATGCGCCGCTCCAAGGCAATTGAGCTGAACCAGCCGATTCTTGCTAAATTCTGTGGCGCTACCGTTGCCGGTGTGCCCCCTCGCGTGATGGGTATCGGCCCAACTGCTGCCATCCCCAAGCTGCTGAGCAAGTTCCAGCTTGACAAGAATGATGTCGATATCTATGAGATCAACGAGGCTTTTGCCTCCATGGCGGTCTACTGTATCCAGAACCTTGGCCTTGACCACGCCAAGGTCAACCCTCGTGGCGGTGCTATTGCTATTGGTCACCCACTTGGCGCAACAGGTGCGCGCCAGATCGCGACTGTTCTGAGCGAGGCTCGCCGGACAAAGAGTAAGATTCTGGTCACTTCCATGTGTATTGGAACTGGACAGGGCATGGCTGGTCTCTTTGTCAACGAGCAGTTGTAA
- a CDS encoding Heat shock protein Hsp88, putative, translated as MLDAGDIAGLNILRLINDTTATALGWGITKLDLPGPEEKPRRVMFIDIGYSDYTASIVEFRKGELNVKATAYDRHFGGRNFDKALTEHLAVEFKEKFKVDIHTNGKAWTRTLVAAEKLKKVLSANAQAPLSIESLMDDTDVRAMMKREELEIMVKPLLDRLTAPLEQALSEAKLSVEDIDQIEMVGGCTRVPSIKDTISKFFGKGLSFTLNQDEAIARGCAFSCAILSPVFRVRDFAVHDIVNYPIDFTWEQSPEIPDEDTSLTVFSRGNVMPSTKILTFYRKQPFDLEARYSDVEAMPGKVNPWIGRFSVKGVQADANNDFMICKLKARLNLHGILNVESGYYVEDMEVEEPVEEEKKEGDMDTDSKEEQPKKTRKVKKQVRKGDLPISSATGGFDQATKETWIERENAMYMEDKLVAETDEKKNELEASIYELRDKIDGVYSEFASEEEKEKLKSKLMDTEDWLYEDGEDSTKSVYVAKMDDIRFIAGPIIQRYKEKVEAEREAVRKADEEAAAKRRAEIEAKKAEENAKSTEGDAEMKDAPAEGDAQGEAEEKQ; from the exons ATGCTTGACGCTGGTGATATTGCTGGTCTCAACATCCTGCGTCTTATCAACGACACCACCGCTACCGCTCTCGGCTGGGGTATTACCAAATTGGATCTCCCCGGCCCTGAGGAGAAGCCCCGCCGTGTGATGTTCATCGACATTGGTTACTCCGACTACACTGCCTCTATCGTTGAGTTCCGCAAGGGTGAGCTCAATGTTAAGGCTACCGCCTACGATCGTCACTTCGGTGGCCGTAACTTTGACAAGGCTTTGACTGAGCACCTGGCCGTCGAATTCAAGGAGAAGTTCAAGGTCGACATCCACACTAACGGCAAGGCCTGGACCCGTACCCTGGTTGCCGCCGAGAAGCTTAAGAAGGTCCTGTCCGCCAACGCTCAGGCACCTCTGAGCATCGAGTCCCTTATGGATGACACTGACGTTCGCGCTATGATGAAGCGTGAGGAGCTCGAGATCATGGTCAAGCCTCTCCTTGACCGCCTGACTGCTCCTCTGGAGCAGGCACTCTCCGAGGCCAAGCTTTCGGTTGAGGACATTGACCAAATCGAGATGGTTGGTGGCTGCACCCGTGTCCCCTCTATCAAGGACACCATCAGCAAGTTCTTTGGCAAGGGTCTGTCCTTCACTCTGAACCAGGATGAGGCTATTGCTCGCGGTTGTGCTTTCAGCTGTGCTATTCTCTCCCCCGTTTTCCGCGTCCGCGACTTCGCCGTTCACGACATTGTCAACTACCCCATCGACTTCACCTGGGAGCAGTCCCCCGAGATCCCTGATGAGGATACCAGCCTCACTGTCTTCAGCCGTGGCAACGTCATGCCTTCCACCAAGATTCTCACTTTCTACCGCAAGCAGCCTTTCGATCTCGAGGCCCGCTACTCCGACGTAGAGGCTATGCCCGGCAAGGTCAACCCGTGGATTGGCCGCTTCTCCGTCAAGGGGGTCCAGGCTGATGCCAACAACGACTTCATGATCTGCAAGCTCAAGGCCCGTCTTAACCTGCACGGTATTCTCAACGTCGAGTCTGGATACTACGTTGAGGATATGGAGGTCGAGGAGCCCgtcgaggaggagaagaaggagggtGACATGGACACTGACTCCAAGGAGGAGCAGCCCAAGAAGACCCGTAAGGTCAAGAAGCAGGTTCGCAAGGGTGATCTCCCTATTTCCTCCGCCACTGGCGGCTTCGATCAGGCCACCAAGGAGACCTGGATCGAGCGTGAGAACGCCATGTACATGGAGGACAAGCTTGTCGCCGAGACCGAcgagaagaagaacgagCTTGAGGCCTCTATCTACGAGCTCCGTGACAAGATCGACGGCGTGTACTCCGAGTTCGCcagcgaggaggagaaggagaagttGAAGTCCAAGCTTATGGACACCGAG GACTGGCTCTACGAGGATGGTGAGGACTCCACCAAGTCCGTGTACGTCGCCAAGATGGACGACATCCGCTTTATTGCCGGCCCCATCATCCAGCGCTACAAGGAGAAAGTCGAGGCTGAGCGTGAGGCCGTCCGCAAGGCCGACGAGGAGGCTGCCGCCAAGCGTCGCGCCGAAATCGAGGCTAAGAAGGCGGAAGAGAACGCCAAGAGCACCGAGGGTGACGCCGAGATGAAGGATGCCCCCGCCGAAGGCGATGCCCAGGGCGAGGCTGAGGAGAAGCAGTAA